In Paenibacillus kyungheensis, the following are encoded in one genomic region:
- a CDS encoding S-layer homology domain-containing protein yields MKNTNKENSTVKKVMQIAGTSILATGLVAAPTVTGAQSLSSPSTSSSSYQTSSDQPTVYNGNSMLYFEQNFFGSSSSLTHGESGAAPIAKSLSFIIKKSTVFSSQLQATDEETNDNLTYHLLTQPQQGKVVLTNTSTGTFEYSGTVVGTYTFTYNVTDPQNNQSEVATVTIEVKKDKEDKDPSSNTPTTPAPTTPSTPTPVVAQPVTIDAVHSTKDTNGTATGSNSERTKGAATLSKSDDNSAVLDLIYDRVHAATEVAAPKETITIAANAITGKQQYQFNFAGNVVQSLVAKQNGLAIQTGDVRIYVPASAFTNVNRNLNLSNNTTANWTIKAEKVSPASFSNWAGNPVTTAGGTYQVSVQIDNDGTVNTLNNYNNRYVQLSVAAPENAASNDQYIALSTDSDGSTHVVPVVFDNQGQASIHSLENGTFTIVKVNPSNNVTNASPELKKLVDKQIIPVSNQATVANDGLLTRGQLASYLVNALGINVNSAPASTFTDIDPSSSEAKAIQALYHAGVLRGISATQFAPNRTISKEQLAVILTRAASAYGLDQSSNANNMENASNNSSSQWAKAELDQAISSGNNTGVESAKGSALTASPTTTQSEGATMLVKWLQDSGLLN; encoded by the coding sequence ATGAAAAATACAAACAAAGAGAATTCTACAGTCAAAAAGGTTATGCAAATCGCAGGTACTTCTATTCTGGCGACTGGATTAGTCGCAGCACCCACTGTCACAGGAGCACAAAGTCTATCATCGCCTTCTACTTCTTCCAGTTCATATCAGACTTCTTCAGACCAACCTACGGTATATAATGGTAATTCAATGCTTTATTTTGAGCAAAACTTCTTTGGTAGCTCTTCTTCTTTGACACATGGAGAAAGTGGAGCAGCTCCAATCGCGAAAAGTTTAAGCTTTATCATCAAAAAATCAACAGTATTTAGCAGTCAGTTACAAGCTACAGATGAAGAAACTAACGACAATCTAACATATCATTTACTGACTCAACCACAACAAGGGAAAGTCGTATTAACCAATACATCTACAGGTACATTTGAATATTCTGGAACAGTTGTCGGAACATATACTTTTACGTATAACGTTACTGATCCACAAAACAATCAATCAGAAGTCGCTACAGTAACAATCGAAGTGAAAAAAGACAAAGAAGATAAAGATCCTTCATCAAATACACCGACAACACCAGCACCAACTACGCCTTCTACACCTACACCTGTGGTGGCGCAACCGGTAACTATTGATGCAGTACATTCAACAAAAGATACCAATGGAACAGCAACAGGTAGTAATAGTGAACGCACCAAAGGTGCAGCAACCTTATCCAAGTCGGACGATAATAGTGCTGTACTGGATCTGATCTACGATCGTGTTCATGCAGCTACCGAAGTCGCCGCGCCGAAAGAAACGATTACGATTGCTGCTAATGCGATTACAGGTAAGCAACAATATCAATTCAATTTTGCAGGTAATGTGGTGCAATCATTAGTGGCCAAGCAAAATGGATTAGCGATTCAAACAGGGGATGTTCGCATCTATGTGCCAGCATCTGCATTTACCAATGTTAATCGCAATCTCAATCTGAGCAATAACACTACAGCGAATTGGACGATCAAAGCTGAAAAAGTATCACCTGCGTCGTTCAGTAACTGGGCAGGCAATCCGGTCACTACAGCAGGTGGAACATATCAAGTCAGTGTTCAAATCGATAATGACGGTACAGTCAATACACTTAATAATTACAACAATCGTTATGTACAATTAAGTGTAGCTGCTCCTGAAAATGCTGCTAGCAATGATCAATATATTGCATTATCTACCGATAGCGATGGAAGTACGCATGTAGTTCCTGTGGTATTTGATAATCAAGGTCAAGCGAGTATTCATAGTCTGGAAAATGGGACATTTACTATTGTCAAAGTCAATCCTTCCAACAATGTGACCAATGCTTCACCAGAATTGAAAAAATTAGTCGATAAACAAATTATTCCGGTTAGCAATCAAGCTACTGTGGCTAATGATGGATTGTTAACACGCGGACAATTGGCTTCCTATCTGGTCAATGCACTCGGTATAAATGTGAATAGTGCTCCAGCTTCAACATTCACTGATATTGACCCATCATCATCGGAAGCCAAAGCAATTCAAGCACTTTATCATGCGGGTGTATTACGCGGAATATCAGCTACTCAATTTGCTCCGAACCGTACGATTAGTAAAGAGCAACTGGCTGTTATTTTAACACGAGCCGCTTCTGCTTATGGATTGGATCAAAGCAGTAACGCTAACAATATGGAAAATGCTAGTAATAATTCATCCAGCCAATGGGCAAAAGCAGAATTAGATCAAGCGATCTCTTCAGGGAATAATACAGGTGTAGAATCTGCTAAAGGATCCGCATTAACAGCTTCTCCAACTACGACCCAGTCTGAAGGAGCGACTATGCTGGTGAAATGGCTACAAGATTCAGGGCTTCTTAATTAA
- a CDS encoding threonine/serine exporter family protein → MDTCLLAGKIMLQSGAETYRVEDTMIRIAETLGIPGSHSYVTPTVIMFSTNGTDPAKLIRIAERTTDLHKIAQVNLVSRRISSGELNVNEAYELLKVIEAAPSEYSVRLRIIAAAIASGCFSIMFQGSWSDFLPAIVAGGVGYAASLYLHRWVQVKFFAELSAAFLIGLLAAIFINLGWGDQLDKIIIGSIMPLVPGLLITNAIRDLMAGHLVSGISKGADALLTAFATGSGVAIVLTFIY, encoded by the coding sequence ATGGATACTTGTCTGCTGGCCGGTAAAATTATGTTGCAAAGTGGTGCAGAGACTTATCGGGTAGAGGATACGATGATTCGTATTGCAGAGACGCTCGGTATTCCCGGGTCCCACAGTTATGTAACCCCTACAGTGATTATGTTTTCTACCAATGGAACAGATCCTGCTAAATTGATACGTATTGCAGAACGGACAACCGATTTACACAAAATTGCTCAAGTGAATCTGGTGTCACGCCGTATCAGTAGCGGGGAATTGAATGTCAATGAAGCGTATGAGTTATTAAAAGTGATTGAAGCTGCACCAAGTGAATACAGTGTTCGTTTGCGAATTATTGCAGCAGCGATTGCTAGTGGATGTTTTAGCATTATGTTTCAAGGAAGTTGGAGCGACTTTTTGCCTGCTATTGTAGCAGGTGGGGTAGGTTATGCGGCTTCACTTTATTTACACCGCTGGGTACAAGTAAAGTTTTTCGCTGAATTGTCTGCGGCATTTCTGATCGGATTATTAGCGGCTATATTTATTAATTTGGGCTGGGGCGATCAACTGGATAAAATTATTATCGGTTCTATTATGCCACTTGTTCCCGGGTTACTTATCACCAATGCGATTCGTGATCTGATGGCAGGTCATTTGGTATCCGGTATTTCCAAAGGAGCCGATGCGCTTTTAACCGCTTTTGCGACCGGATCAGGAGTAGCGATTGTGTTAACATTTATCTATTGA
- a CDS encoding sulfate ABC transporter substrate-binding protein, whose protein sequence is MRDNQKGSYKLGSVFSVLLSLVLVLSACGGNSNATNNAEGNAGSSKDAVELLNVSYDPTRELYEEYNTAFQKYWKEKSGQDVTIKQSHGGSGKQARSVIDGLKADVVTLALGYDIDAIADKGLLAEDWQSKFEHNSSPYTSTIVFLVRKGNPKNIKDWNDLIKDDVQVITPNPKTSGGARWNYLAAYGYALQQNNNDEEQAKAYLAQLFKHVPVLDTGARGATTTFVEKGLGDVLLAWENEAFLSINELGPDQFEIVYPSISILAEPPVAVVDKVAEQHGTQDVAKAYLEYLYSDEGQEIAAKNYYRPINEKIAAKYKDTFKEMKLLTIDKDFGGWREAQQKHFSDGGLFDQIYTPGS, encoded by the coding sequence TTGAGAGACAATCAAAAGGGAAGCTACAAATTAGGGTCTGTATTTAGTGTTTTGTTAAGTTTAGTACTTGTGTTGAGTGCTTGCGGGGGAAATAGTAATGCTACTAACAACGCTGAAGGAAATGCAGGTTCCAGTAAAGATGCGGTAGAGCTACTGAATGTATCGTATGATCCGACACGTGAATTGTATGAAGAATACAATACTGCTTTTCAAAAATATTGGAAAGAGAAGTCCGGTCAAGACGTTACGATCAAACAATCTCATGGTGGTTCTGGTAAGCAAGCACGTTCTGTTATTGATGGTCTCAAAGCAGATGTGGTTACTTTAGCACTCGGTTATGATATTGATGCGATTGCAGACAAAGGATTGCTTGCTGAAGATTGGCAGTCCAAATTTGAACATAATAGTTCTCCGTATACATCCACGATTGTATTTCTTGTACGCAAAGGCAACCCCAAAAATATTAAAGACTGGAATGATCTGATCAAAGACGATGTACAGGTCATTACACCCAATCCCAAAACATCCGGTGGAGCACGCTGGAATTATCTTGCCGCTTATGGTTATGCCCTACAACAAAACAACAATGATGAAGAACAAGCAAAAGCTTATCTTGCCCAATTATTCAAACATGTCCCTGTTCTCGATACTGGAGCCAGAGGAGCTACGACTACTTTTGTAGAAAAAGGATTAGGCGATGTATTGTTAGCCTGGGAAAATGAAGCTTTTCTATCTATTAATGAGTTAGGGCCTGATCAATTTGAAATTGTCTATCCATCGATCAGTATTTTAGCAGAGCCGCCGGTTGCTGTTGTAGACAAAGTAGCCGAGCAACATGGTACACAGGATGTTGCCAAAGCATATCTGGAGTATCTCTATTCGGATGAAGGACAAGAGATTGCCGCCAAAAATTACTACCGTCCGATCAATGAAAAGATCGCCGCTAAATACAAAGATACATTTAAAGAAATGAAGTTATTGACGATAGATAAAGATTTCGGAGGATGGAGAGAAGCACAGCAGAAGCATTTCAGTGATGGTGGATTATTTGATCAGATTTATACACCGGGTTCTTAA
- a CDS encoding DUF4261 domain-containing protein has translation MSMNEHDHNEQNEQADEDFGFFNIYSAQLLYRTPPTIDRDILYAKVQEYTGPLHTIVDDEGTEQESLAVWEANPTDDVETEVDPKDYYHFFHLNHIINYEDGDLPVQTVLMPSETPIQVESYATALQQSWHWQEASAVVEQCQYELMLTDMMARGLPHQQRLQLFNQVLRAILEVAPCDAIYWRSSDKMIQPEAFLAALQEEQDLYGALNIRLYNIQSEQQRQEMVMDSCGLAALGVPDVQCHFYDMNPNEVAGFLMDIAHYLYEQGDIITDGETIGQDEEQRWTCEHQFSLIAPRRVVIDLNPGNLYYAGVQESSRSQSQE, from the coding sequence ATGAGTATGAATGAACACGATCATAATGAGCAAAATGAACAAGCTGATGAGGATTTTGGATTTTTTAATATATACTCTGCACAATTGCTATATCGTACACCACCCACTATAGATCGAGATATACTGTATGCCAAAGTACAGGAATATACAGGGCCTCTTCATACCATTGTAGACGATGAAGGAACCGAACAAGAATCACTGGCTGTATGGGAAGCTAACCCTACTGATGATGTAGAGACAGAAGTAGACCCGAAAGATTATTACCATTTTTTCCATCTTAATCATATCATCAATTATGAAGATGGAGACTTGCCTGTACAAACGGTGCTTATGCCTTCAGAAACGCCAATTCAAGTGGAATCATATGCGACTGCTCTACAGCAATCATGGCACTGGCAAGAAGCTTCGGCAGTGGTTGAGCAATGCCAATATGAATTGATGTTGACCGATATGATGGCACGCGGGCTACCTCATCAACAGCGTCTACAACTTTTTAATCAAGTGTTGCGTGCTATACTTGAAGTTGCTCCATGTGATGCAATTTACTGGCGTAGCAGTGATAAAATGATTCAACCGGAAGCTTTTTTAGCTGCTCTACAAGAAGAACAAGATCTGTATGGCGCGCTAAATATTCGATTGTACAATATTCAATCCGAGCAACAACGTCAAGAGATGGTTATGGATAGTTGTGGGTTAGCTGCGCTCGGTGTGCCGGATGTGCAGTGTCACTTTTACGATATGAATCCGAATGAAGTGGCTGGTTTCTTGATGGATATTGCGCACTATCTATATGAGCAAGGCGATATTATTACCGATGGAGAAACGATTGGACAAGATGAAGAACAGCGCTGGACGTGTGAGCATCAATTTTCATTGATTGCCCCTCGTAGAGTAGTGATCGATCTTAATCCGGGTAATCTTTATTATGCAGGAGTACAGGAATCTAGTCGTTCCCAAAGTCAGGAGTAG
- a CDS encoding YheC/YheD family protein: MSIGIYHATHPLQLLPSARIEAMVDAAVELQVQILFFDEKGLDLKNKQVTASVPDPDQPGQWIIQTLPLPDIVINEMGKLPKERSSVEQKLNRMVTFTSHPIHGKLRIQQYLSQSESLAQLVIPTQPCRNIHSLQDYLSHYRHVIVKPDRGRQGQGIVSIRMTGQEEFLWQTATTEQIMTSAGLEKSLMALIEHQDYLVQPYIHCQTTDHRPFDFRIHMQRNHQGTFQITKIYPRIGEAHTVVSNYSQGGTTALWTSWLQAQFPQTADYWIDTLPEIGLQLAEYIDAMYDYPLDELGIDVAIDHEEKLWFYEANTAPQTRDHEYERAMHTIGYAHYLDQRYHILEQLPSLPDDQIMIGLLAEHHGNDSDENFIEACAAVAAVNGARLVRIYADDIFFWQQRLLGYVWEQGGFVPYACRYPDVVFDRLKKRGIAAYSRMYDALASIPATHELKSGSMSKVHIYRLLADASEIVSASVIPFHDMQQSDQVVEFMEQYENTVLKPDTGSHGQNIFNIQQRESDYEVYDQSYLHYLDANQLDHFVRMSLGKGYIFQQFVDSSTTEGHPFHLRTHVMKVGEGQWKVAFVQPFVAVSTYRKVTNHAQTLRLSTKWDWFLNMEYGEAPGQQMDRRVRQLAIETATHLEKRLGRNFPEVAIDLGVDKQRNIWIFEANFNRIGNSFHAFEAAKYAVPYAISLYKPLS; this comes from the coding sequence TTGAGTATTGGTATATATCATGCTACTCATCCTTTGCAGTTGCTTCCTTCTGCACGTATAGAGGCTATGGTGGATGCGGCAGTAGAGCTTCAAGTGCAGATTCTTTTTTTCGATGAAAAAGGGCTTGATCTCAAAAACAAACAGGTTACTGCTTCGGTTCCAGACCCTGATCAACCAGGGCAATGGATTATTCAGACACTTCCTTTACCAGATATCGTGATCAACGAAATGGGCAAGCTACCTAAAGAGCGATCTTCGGTAGAACAAAAGTTAAATCGGATGGTCACGTTCACATCACATCCGATTCATGGCAAATTGCGTATTCAACAATATTTGAGTCAATCGGAATCTCTAGCTCAACTGGTTATTCCTACACAACCCTGTCGTAATATTCACAGTCTACAAGATTACTTATCACATTATCGTCATGTGATTGTTAAGCCAGATCGTGGACGACAAGGTCAAGGGATTGTAAGTATACGTATGACCGGACAAGAAGAATTTCTATGGCAGACAGCCACAACTGAACAGATTATGACATCTGCTGGATTAGAGAAGTCATTGATGGCGCTGATTGAACATCAAGATTATCTAGTACAACCGTATATTCATTGTCAGACTACAGATCATCGTCCATTCGATTTTCGTATTCATATGCAACGTAATCATCAAGGAACTTTTCAGATCACAAAAATCTATCCACGGATCGGTGAAGCGCATACTGTTGTAAGTAATTACAGTCAGGGTGGAACTACAGCGTTGTGGACATCATGGTTACAAGCACAATTTCCACAGACCGCAGATTATTGGATCGATACTTTACCTGAGATTGGATTGCAATTAGCAGAGTATATTGATGCGATGTATGATTATCCTTTGGATGAGTTAGGAATAGATGTAGCGATTGACCATGAAGAAAAGTTATGGTTCTATGAAGCGAATACAGCTCCACAGACACGTGATCATGAGTATGAACGTGCTATGCATACGATCGGTTATGCTCATTATTTAGATCAGCGTTATCATATATTGGAGCAATTGCCTTCATTACCTGATGATCAGATTATGATTGGACTGTTAGCCGAACATCATGGCAATGATAGTGATGAGAATTTTATCGAAGCTTGCGCTGCTGTTGCTGCTGTTAATGGAGCAAGATTAGTACGTATCTATGCTGATGATATCTTTTTTTGGCAACAACGACTGTTAGGTTATGTATGGGAGCAAGGCGGATTTGTTCCTTATGCTTGTCGTTATCCTGATGTAGTATTTGATCGATTGAAAAAAAGAGGAATTGCTGCTTATTCTCGCATGTATGATGCGCTGGCTTCGATTCCTGCTACTCATGAATTGAAAAGCGGTTCGATGAGTAAAGTGCATATATATCGTCTACTAGCAGATGCTTCTGAGATCGTATCGGCATCGGTGATTCCTTTTCACGATATGCAACAATCTGATCAAGTGGTGGAATTTATGGAGCAGTATGAAAATACCGTTCTCAAACCTGATACTGGCTCACACGGGCAAAATATATTTAATATTCAGCAACGGGAGTCAGATTATGAAGTGTATGATCAATCGTATCTGCATTACCTAGATGCTAATCAATTGGATCATTTTGTCCGTATGTCATTAGGTAAAGGTTATATTTTTCAACAGTTTGTAGATAGTTCTACTACAGAAGGTCATCCTTTTCATTTACGCACCCATGTGATGAAAGTTGGCGAAGGACAATGGAAAGTTGCTTTTGTACAACCTTTTGTTGCCGTATCCACGTATCGCAAAGTGACTAATCATGCTCAAACGTTACGGTTATCTACCAAATGGGACTGGTTTCTAAATATGGAATACGGCGAAGCGCCAGGACAACAAATGGATCGTCGTGTTCGTCAATTAGCGATTGAGACAGCAACTCATCTTGAGAAACGTCTGGGACGTAACTTCCCTGAAGTGGCGATTGATCTGGGTGTCGATAAGCAGCGTAATATTTGGATATTTGAAGCGAATTTTAACCGGATTGGCAATTCATTTCATGCTTTTGAAGCTGCTAAATATGCAGTTCCTTATGCGATCTCTTTGTATAAGCCTTTATCTTAA
- a CDS encoding HD domain-containing protein, with amino-acid sequence MSNLDRAIILATRAHSGQTDKSGLPYILHPLRVMLKMTTEEERIIAVLHDVLEDTDVTAHDLSAEGFSNEIVEAVQALSRSEDEDYHEFVKRAKKNSLARPVKIADIEDNMDPSRILSSTDKDMERISKYGKALDELMTEENPTH; translated from the coding sequence ATGAGTAATTTAGATCGTGCTATTATTTTAGCGACCCGTGCGCATTCAGGGCAAACAGACAAATCAGGCTTACCTTACATTTTACATCCATTGCGCGTGATGTTAAAAATGACGACTGAAGAAGAACGAATTATTGCTGTTTTGCATGATGTGTTGGAAGACACCGATGTAACAGCTCATGATTTATCTGCTGAAGGGTTTTCTAATGAAATTGTAGAAGCTGTTCAAGCATTAAGTCGTAGTGAAGATGAAGATTATCATGAATTTGTAAAACGTGCTAAAAAAAATTCATTAGCTCGTCCAGTCAAAATTGCCGATATTGAAGATAATATGGACCCGTCACGTATTTTGAGCTCAACAGACAAAGATATGGAACGTATCAGTAAATATGGTAAAGCGCTGGATGAATTAATGACCGAGGAGAATCCGACCCATTGA
- a CDS encoding DUF4241 domain-containing protein yields the protein MGEVLKESKVLEEVFKDGFALEQVKLWRGQRRNLAFYTKSIGELRVITGKIVADDPYSLIESTPFVQTFPTGSFPIELSIARITDPTDRHKDHVDERIAFARITFSQAPVARWVGAEREVQPDASLYQMDEHERWGYAVDSGTGSFLDAEAYAWLSFQQEQENPEVAQELMEAWELAAEESYLHTRSWLVQELDNGHNIALFSSGFGNGIYHSYIGYDSDGQCVQLLTDFNVYPD from the coding sequence ATGGGCGAGGTTCTTAAAGAAAGTAAGGTGCTCGAAGAAGTTTTTAAAGACGGATTTGCCTTAGAACAAGTTAAATTATGGAGAGGCCAGAGACGTAATCTTGCTTTTTATACCAAGTCTATCGGGGAACTGCGTGTGATAACCGGCAAAATTGTAGCCGATGATCCATACAGCTTGATCGAATCTACACCTTTTGTACAGACTTTCCCCACAGGTTCTTTTCCAATAGAATTATCTATTGCTCGTATTACCGATCCAACCGATCGGCATAAAGATCATGTAGATGAACGGATTGCTTTTGCACGCATTACGTTTAGTCAAGCTCCTGTGGCTAGATGGGTAGGTGCAGAGCGTGAAGTTCAGCCAGATGCTAGCTTATATCAAATGGATGAACATGAACGTTGGGGGTATGCAGTGGATTCTGGCACAGGTAGTTTTCTAGATGCCGAAGCATATGCATGGCTTTCTTTTCAACAAGAACAAGAAAATCCTGAAGTGGCTCAAGAATTAATGGAAGCATGGGAATTAGCAGCAGAAGAGTCCTATCTTCATACACGAAGCTGGCTGGTGCAAGAACTGGATAACGGGCATAATATTGCACTGTTTTCTAGCGGTTTTGGTAACGGTATTTACCATAGTTATATCGGTTATGATAGCGATGGTCAATGTGTACAATTGTTAACTGATTTTAATGTATATCCTGATTAA
- a CDS encoding Gfo/Idh/MocA family protein → MIRFGIIGTNFITERFIDAAQRNDDLQITSLYSRTLERAQQFGGKHNIPHVFTDIAEMLESGQVDAVYIASPNSFHAEQAILCMNHGKHVLCEKPLASNVTEVRAMIEAAKQNNVTLMEAMKSTMMPNHIAIHDNLYRIGQVRRYFANYGQYSSRYDAYKEGNIQNAFKPEFSNGALMDLGVYCLYPLAVMFGRPNEVKATGVMLESGVDGEGSIILSYDEMDAVVMYSKITDSSLPSEIQGELGSVRIDKISEPQQITITYRGGYEEEINVSQSEPPMYYEIREFLNLIIEGRQQSSINSWEHSLITFEIMDEARRQLGLVFPADSN, encoded by the coding sequence ATGATCCGGTTTGGTATTATAGGCACTAATTTTATAACAGAGCGATTTATTGATGCTGCGCAACGGAATGATGATTTGCAGATTACTTCACTGTACTCACGCACACTTGAACGTGCACAACAATTTGGTGGCAAACACAATATTCCACATGTGTTTACAGATATTGCAGAAATGCTAGAAAGCGGGCAAGTAGACGCTGTCTATATTGCTAGCCCTAACTCTTTTCATGCAGAGCAAGCGATTCTATGTATGAATCATGGTAAGCATGTATTATGTGAAAAACCACTGGCTTCTAACGTAACCGAAGTTCGCGCTATGATCGAAGCCGCTAAGCAAAACAACGTTACTTTGATGGAAGCGATGAAATCAACGATGATGCCGAATCATATTGCGATTCATGATAATTTGTATCGGATCGGACAAGTACGTCGTTATTTTGCAAATTACGGGCAATATTCTTCTCGTTATGATGCTTACAAAGAAGGCAATATCCAAAATGCATTTAAGCCTGAATTCTCCAATGGCGCTTTAATGGATCTCGGCGTTTATTGTCTGTATCCGCTTGCAGTAATGTTCGGTCGCCCGAATGAAGTGAAAGCGACAGGGGTAATGTTAGAATCCGGTGTCGATGGTGAAGGTAGTATTATTTTGTCTTATGACGAAATGGATGCTGTCGTAATGTATTCCAAAATCACAGACTCTTCACTTCCTTCTGAAATTCAAGGTGAGTTAGGCAGCGTACGTATTGACAAAATCAGTGAACCTCAACAAATTACGATTACGTATCGTGGCGGATATGAAGAAGAGATTAATGTGAGTCAATCCGAACCACCGATGTATTACGAGATTCGTGAGTTTTTGAATTTGATTATCGAAGGTAGACAACAATCGTCTATCAATTCATGGGAACATTCGTTGATTACATTTGAAATTATGGATGAAGCCCGCCGTCAATTAGGTCTGGTCTTCCCTGCTGATTCTAACTAA
- a CDS encoding threonine/serine exporter family protein, whose protein sequence is MLAQLITSFIASAGFGIIFNAPRASLLQCGISGMLGWMVYILLYETLTPVSASLIATVIVGGVSQIFARMYKTPVIIFSVAGIIPLVPGGLAYNAMRKFVENNYAVAMELAAQAAMISGAIALGLVLSEVLNQMIRRVIK, encoded by the coding sequence ATGCTGGCGCAATTAATTACCAGCTTTATTGCTTCGGCAGGGTTTGGTATTATTTTCAATGCTCCGCGAGCTTCTTTACTACAATGTGGCATCTCAGGAATGTTAGGCTGGATGGTGTATATATTGCTGTATGAAACATTGACTCCTGTCTCCGCTTCTCTGATCGCAACTGTTATTGTTGGTGGAGTCAGTCAGATTTTTGCTCGTATGTACAAAACACCGGTGATTATCTTTAGTGTAGCCGGTATTATTCCACTTGTTCCTGGAGGACTTGCTTACAACGCTATGCGCAAATTTGTTGAAAACAATTATGCTGTAGCTATGGAATTAGCTGCTCAAGCCGCTATGATATCCGGCGCTATTGCTCTTGGTCTAGTGTTATCCGAAGTTCTGAATCAAATGATACGCCGCGTGATCAAATAG
- a CDS encoding HAD family hydrolase — MNPQQIGIFFDVDDTLYDHLQPLFEALQTVIPDQQESLSYGDVYQRFRYYSEVLVSPQNPHALSLEEMRYQRFILTLKEFEIEINEQQAKQMQEIYLGCQYDIRPYDGVVELIHELMDQGYTVGLLTNGPAEHQWKKICALHMDQVFARDRIFISGEIGLEKPDPAIFAYVNRQTDTVPEYSYFIGDSWRNDVVGAVSAHWHMIWFNARHAIRESDHQPDTEAVNYTEIRTQLLAMIATQLS, encoded by the coding sequence TTGAATCCACAACAAATAGGTATCTTTTTTGACGTTGATGACACGTTATACGATCATTTGCAACCGCTCTTTGAAGCATTGCAAACAGTGATTCCAGACCAACAGGAGTCATTATCGTATGGCGATGTATATCAACGTTTTCGTTATTATAGTGAAGTGTTAGTATCGCCTCAGAATCCTCATGCTCTTTCGTTAGAAGAAATGCGTTACCAGCGCTTCATTTTGACTTTGAAGGAATTTGAGATTGAGATCAATGAGCAACAAGCCAAGCAGATGCAGGAGATTTATTTAGGATGCCAGTATGATATTCGTCCGTATGATGGGGTAGTCGAATTGATTCATGAATTGATGGATCAAGGCTACACGGTGGGCTTATTAACCAATGGGCCTGCTGAACATCAATGGAAAAAGATTTGCGCATTACATATGGATCAAGTATTTGCGCGTGATCGAATATTTATTTCAGGGGAGATTGGTTTGGAAAAGCCTGATCCTGCTATATTTGCTTATGTCAATCGACAGACAGATACAGTGCCGGAATATAGCTACTTTATTGGTGATTCCTGGCGTAATGATGTAGTGGGGGCCGTTAGTGCTCACTGGCATATGATTTGGTTCAATGCTCGTCATGCAATTCGTGAATCGGATCATCAGCCAGATACAGAAGCTGTCAATTATACAGAGATTCGCACTCAGCTACTAGCGATGATCGCTACACAACTATCTTAA